From bacterium, a single genomic window includes:
- a CDS encoding DUF4351 domain-containing protein, with the protein MTMRPIDELDKILARPEDAGLRRAFTQWLTTTFLPSRMSGVTVPTVEKLEEVKPMIAENAIDWSAQWRREGVAEGRRKGEADLLLRQLGRLYGPLAPEVEERVRGAEAEQLLEWGERLVASASLKEIFEDGCDDRG; encoded by the coding sequence CCATGACCATGCGCCCGATCGACGAGCTCGACAAGATCCTCGCAAGACCCGAAGACGCCGGGCTGCGTCGTGCGTTCACCCAGTGGTTGACCACGACCTTCTTGCCATCGCGGATGTCTGGCGTTACCGTACCAACCGTGGAGAAACTCGAAGAGGTGAAACCGATGATCGCAGAGAACGCTATCGACTGGTCCGCTCAATGGCGCAGAGAGGGCGTGGCAGAAGGACGGCGCAAGGGCGAGGCGGATCTGCTGCTGCGGCAGCTCGGCCGGCTGTACGGTCCGCTGGCGCCGGAGGTCGAAGAGCGGGTCCGCGGAGCCGAGGCGGAGCAGCTGCTCGAGTGGGGGGAGCGCCTGGTGGCCTCCGCTTCCCTCAAGGAGATCTTCGAGGACGGCTGCGACGACCGGGGGTAA